The Caulobacter sp. FWC26 genome contains a region encoding:
- a CDS encoding alpha/beta hydrolase, producing the protein MGVALAALALSIATAGPAAAQNDKMTPISIPAQPNAIALGTGPLPGATAPESWHSQYGSVFARNVTQATLTPFLPDPAKSTGAAVIIAPGGGFRTLSMENEGWDAARALADKGVAAFVLKYRLNQTPPDMAGFERSMREMFSGTAQRPRPDPQAAMAGLAPQLADSRAAFALVRKRAAEWRVDPDRIGMLGFSAGAMLTLTTTLSGSEAKPAFIGLIYGPLSPVTTPADAPPMFVALAADDPFFANSGFGLIDSWRAAKRPAEFHLYEQGGHGFGMYPKTTTSTGWFDAYVRWIGMHGMLKPKA; encoded by the coding sequence ATGGGCGTAGCTCTGGCCGCCTTAGCCCTTAGCATCGCCACGGCGGGGCCTGCAGCGGCCCAGAACGACAAGATGACGCCGATTTCAATTCCGGCGCAGCCGAATGCGATAGCGCTCGGTACGGGGCCCCTGCCCGGCGCGACGGCGCCGGAGTCCTGGCACAGCCAGTATGGCAGTGTCTTCGCCCGGAACGTCACGCAAGCGACGCTGACGCCTTTCCTGCCTGATCCTGCGAAATCCACGGGCGCGGCGGTGATCATTGCGCCGGGGGGCGGCTTCCGGACTCTGTCGATGGAGAACGAGGGCTGGGACGCCGCACGGGCCCTGGCCGACAAGGGCGTCGCCGCCTTCGTCCTCAAGTACCGCCTCAACCAGACCCCGCCGGACATGGCGGGCTTTGAGCGGTCGATGCGGGAGATGTTCTCCGGAACGGCGCAACGTCCCCGGCCTGACCCGCAGGCGGCAATGGCGGGCCTCGCGCCGCAACTGGCCGACTCCCGCGCCGCCTTCGCCCTGGTGCGCAAGCGCGCGGCTGAATGGCGGGTGGATCCGGACCGGATCGGCATGCTGGGCTTCTCGGCCGGGGCCATGCTGACCCTGACGACGACCCTGAGCGGCAGCGAGGCCAAGCCCGCCTTCATCGGACTGATCTATGGTCCGCTGTCGCCGGTGACCACCCCGGCCGACGCGCCGCCGATGTTCGTGGCGCTGGCCGCCGACGATCCTTTCTTCGCCAACAGCGGCTTTGGCCTGATCGACAGCTGGCGCGCCGCCAAGCGTCCCGCCGAGTTCCATCTGTACGAACAGGGCGGCCACGGCTTTGGCATGTACCCGAAGACCACCACCAGCACCGGCTGGTTCGACGCCTATGTGCGCTGGATCGGCATGCACGGCATGCTGAAGCCGAAGGCCTGA